The following are encoded together in the Longimicrobium sp. genome:
- a CDS encoding DinB family protein translates to MIPRPAASEYAPFYARYVDGVPDGDLPSILQAQLNQVLAFARGLSEERSGHRYAPGKWSIREVLGHMVDVERIFAYRALRIARGDATPLAGFEENAYVQAGRFDARTLADLAEEYEAVRRATLHLFRHLDDEALARSGTANGADVTVRALAWIIAGHERHHLGMLRGVYSEG, encoded by the coding sequence ATGATCCCCCGCCCAGCCGCGTCCGAGTACGCCCCGTTCTACGCCCGCTACGTCGACGGCGTCCCCGACGGCGACCTGCCGAGCATCCTGCAGGCGCAGCTGAACCAGGTGCTTGCGTTCGCGCGCGGGCTTTCCGAGGAGCGGAGCGGGCATCGCTACGCCCCGGGAAAGTGGAGCATCCGCGAGGTGCTGGGGCACATGGTGGATGTGGAGCGCATCTTCGCCTACCGGGCGCTGCGCATCGCCCGGGGCGACGCCACGCCGCTGGCCGGCTTCGAGGAGAACGCCTACGTGCAGGCGGGCCGGTTCGACGCGCGCACCCTCGCCGACCTGGCCGAGGAGTACGAAGCCGTCCGTCGCGCCACCCTGCACCTGTTCCGCCACCTGGACGACGAAGCGCTGGCGCGCTCGGGAACGGCGAATGGCGCGGACGTCACGGTCCGCGCGCTGGCCTGGATCATCGCGGGCCACGAGCGGCACCACCTGGGCATGCTCCGCGGGGTGTACAGCGAGGGCTGA
- the speD gene encoding S-adenosylmethionine decarboxylase: protein MNGREWLVEAHGCSPDALADPGVLRRLFDRIVADLALHPVQPAQWHKFPGPGGVTGLCMLAESHLACHTFPEHGSICLNLFCCRPRPEWDWNANLRDALGADEVVVRSFERAYAAVPAAAV from the coding sequence ATGAACGGTCGCGAATGGCTGGTCGAGGCGCACGGGTGCAGCCCGGACGCGCTCGCCGACCCCGGCGTGCTGCGCCGGCTGTTCGACCGCATCGTCGCCGACCTGGCGCTGCACCCCGTGCAGCCCGCCCAGTGGCACAAGTTTCCTGGCCCGGGCGGCGTCACCGGCCTGTGCATGCTGGCCGAAAGCCACCTGGCCTGCCACACCTTTCCCGAGCACGGCAGCATCTGCCTGAACCTGTTCTGCTGTCGGCCCCGCCCGGAGTGGGACTGGAACGCCAACCTGCGCGACGCGCTGGGCGCTGACGAAGTGGTGGTGAGGAGCTTCGAGCGCGCCTACGCCGCCGTTCCCGCCGCGGCCGTATGA